The nucleotide sequence tcagttgaggggtgctacttggttctctaaggtagatctggcgtcagGTTATCATCatataccgatagatgaggcagatgtgaggaagactgctttcaggacgaggtatgggcattatgagtttgtgctgatgcctttcgggtttaCTAACgtgccagcagcgtttatgagattgatgaacagcatgtttcaggagtttatggacgtgtctgtcatcattttcatcgacgatatcctagtttattctaagagtcctgaggagcatacAGTTCATTTGAGGGcggttctggagaagctgcaggagcagaagttgtttgccaagttgagcaagtgtagtttttggcagcgtgagatgggttttctgggtcacattgtttctgtaGAGGGGGTTTcggtagatccggagaagattcaggctatcagggattggcctagaccgcagaatgtcACAGAGAttaggagtttccttggtttggcaggttactataggaggtttgtgcagggttttgcaagtagagcacgccctatgactaagttgacagggaaggatgttccttttgtttggtcacaggagtgtgaggagggctttgaaagccttaaggagatgttgactactacaccagtgttggctttgcctgagcagggagaaacctatgtggtttatactgatgcatctagagttggtttggggtgtgtgttgatgcagcatgggaaggtgattgcctaagcttcgcggcagttgcggaagcatgagggcaactatcctactcatgatttggagatggctgctgtagtttttgccctgaagatttggagatcataactttatggt is from Camelina sativa cultivar DH55 chromosome 20, Cs, whole genome shotgun sequence and encodes:
- the LOC109131377 gene encoding uncharacterized protein LOC109131377; the protein is CIDYRGLNRVTVKNKYPLPMTDELLDQLRGATWFSKVDLASGYHHIPIDEADVRKTAFRTRYGHYEFVLMPFGFTNVPAAFMRLMNSMFQEFMDVSVIIFIDDILVYSKSPEEHTVHLRAVLEKLQEQKLFAKLSKCS